A section of the Virgibacillus sp. NKC19-3 genome encodes:
- a CDS encoding Crp/Fnr family transcriptional regulator, producing the protein MRNQSVQELLQRFPMFKDLTDFEMEPIVDLAKNRIYQQKTHIFMQGDPLTNVYFIHQGKIKIYKTDFQGREQIVNILQAGDMFPHQGFFRQDDYPAHAVVLEEATLIYIPIHSFEQFLITHPEITVKLLRVLGDIIVDLQGRLEEKVLRNTYEQIILLLLRLSRNYGKKISDQQIRVTTRFTNKELANMIGSSRETVSRTLTQLKKKNCFTTDKAGFMILNIEALEDEFL; encoded by the coding sequence ATGAGAAACCAATCCGTTCAGGAACTTTTACAACGGTTTCCTATGTTTAAAGACCTCACAGACTTTGAAATGGAGCCGATTGTTGATTTAGCTAAAAATCGAATTTACCAGCAAAAAACGCACATATTCATGCAAGGTGATCCATTAACAAATGTTTATTTCATACATCAAGGTAAAATAAAAATATATAAAACAGATTTTCAAGGCCGAGAACAAATTGTAAATATCTTACAAGCTGGCGACATGTTCCCACATCAAGGCTTTTTTAGACAGGATGACTATCCTGCACATGCGGTAGTTTTAGAAGAAGCAACACTGATCTATATTCCGATTCATTCATTCGAGCAATTTCTTATTACACATCCGGAAATCACTGTTAAATTATTGCGCGTGCTAGGAGATATCATTGTTGATTTGCAGGGTCGTCTTGAGGAGAAGGTTTTGCGTAATACATACGAACAAATTATTCTGCTATTATTGCGCCTATCCAGAAATTATGGAAAGAAAATAAGTGATCAGCAAATTCGTGTAACCACACGCTTCACCAATAAAGAATTAGCAAATATGATTGGATCCAGTCGAGAAACAGTAAGCCGTACTTTGACACAGCTCAAAAAGAAAAATTGCTTCACGACAGATAAAGCAGGCTTTATGATTTTGAATATAGAAGCATTGGAAGATGAGTTCTTGTAA
- a CDS encoding metal-sulfur cluster assembly factor, with translation MDEALKENMLGALENVIDPELGIDIVNLGLIYDVDLNEEGLCTVTMTLTAMGCPLAAHIEQDVKGMLEDIPEIKDIDVNIVWNPPWGKDKMSRYAKIALGIPD, from the coding sequence ATGGATGAAGCGTTAAAGGAAAATATGTTGGGCGCGCTTGAAAATGTAATTGATCCGGAGTTGGGGATTGACATTGTTAATCTTGGATTAATATATGATGTGGATTTAAATGAAGAAGGTCTATGCACAGTAACAATGACACTAACTGCAATGGGCTGTCCACTGGCAGCACATATAGAACAAGATGTAAAAGGTATGCTGGAAGATATCCCCGAAATTAAAGATATCGATGTTAATATTGTTTGGAATCCACCATGGGGTAAAGATAAAATGTCACGTTATGCCAAGATTGCCTTAGGTATTCCGGATTGA
- a CDS encoding YjzD family protein has product MRYIMTIFWAVAISTVVSYVLTSMAGSPFVFTDTLILAGIFAVAAIVLAEVVLPKRKEQ; this is encoded by the coding sequence ATGCGCTACATAATGACAATATTTTGGGCAGTGGCAATTAGTACTGTCGTTTCCTATGTTTTAACCAGTATGGCTGGTTCACCATTTGTTTTTACAGATACCCTTATTTTAGCCGGTATTTTTGCTGTAGCAGCAATTGTTTTAGCTGAAGTTGTTTTACCGAAAAGAAAAGAACAGTGA
- the fabF gene encoding beta-ketoacyl-ACP synthase II: protein MNDRRVVVTGMGAVTPVGNDVETMWDSIIAGKSGVDFVTKVDKEAFPAIIAAEVKGFDPTDYMEKKEARKMDPFAQYAVAAAKMAVQDAALTIDENNANRVGVWIGSGIGGMKTYEEQHSKFNEKGYKRVSPFFVPMMIPDMAAGQVSIQLGAKGINSCSVTACASGSNSIGDAFKAVQRGDVDYMIAGGTEAPISNMAFAGFSSAKALSLSENPKEASRPFDKNRDGFVMGEGSGLLILETLETALERGAHIYGEIVGYGATGDAYHITAPAENGEGAARAMQHAIDDAGISPEDVGYINAHGTSTALNDKFETVAIKDVFGEHANKLAVSSTKSMTGHLLGAGGGVEAVISIKAMEEGMIPATINYETPDPDCDLDYVPNEARKQNVDVVVSNSFGFGGHNVSLVFKKY from the coding sequence ATGAATGACAGAAGAGTAGTTGTAACAGGAATGGGAGCAGTGACACCAGTAGGTAATGATGTTGAAACAATGTGGGATAGTATTATAGCAGGAAAATCAGGTGTTGATTTTGTAACAAAGGTTGACAAAGAGGCGTTTCCTGCAATTATTGCTGCAGAAGTGAAGGGTTTTGATCCTACTGATTATATGGAAAAAAAGGAAGCCAGGAAGATGGATCCATTTGCCCAATATGCCGTAGCTGCTGCAAAGATGGCCGTACAAGATGCAGCATTAACCATTGATGAAAATAATGCAAACCGTGTCGGTGTGTGGATCGGCTCCGGGATTGGCGGTATGAAAACCTATGAAGAACAGCATTCAAAGTTTAATGAAAAAGGCTATAAACGTGTGAGTCCCTTTTTCGTCCCAATGATGATACCTGACATGGCTGCGGGTCAGGTATCCATTCAATTAGGAGCAAAAGGAATTAATTCTTGTAGCGTCACAGCTTGTGCATCTGGATCCAATTCCATTGGAGATGCGTTTAAAGCTGTGCAGCGTGGTGATGTGGATTACATGATTGCAGGGGGAACAGAAGCCCCAATTTCCAATATGGCATTTGCCGGTTTCTCTTCAGCAAAAGCATTGTCTTTAAGCGAAAATCCGAAAGAGGCGAGCCGTCCCTTTGATAAAAATCGTGATGGTTTTGTAATGGGAGAAGGTTCCGGTTTATTAATCCTTGAAACGTTGGAAACTGCTCTAGAGCGCGGTGCGCATATTTATGGTGAGATTGTTGGATATGGCGCAACAGGTGATGCCTATCATATTACAGCCCCTGCGGAGAATGGGGAAGGAGCCGCTCGCGCTATGCAGCATGCCATTGATGATGCAGGTATTTCACCTGAAGACGTTGGTTACATTAATGCACATGGTACAAGCACTGCTCTCAATGATAAATTCGAAACCGTTGCGATAAAAGACGTTTTTGGGGAACATGCGAATAAGTTAGCGGTCTCTTCAACAAAATCGATGACAGGCCATTTACTAGGTGCCGGTGGTGGGGTGGAAGCTGTTATTTCCATAAAAGCAATGGAAGAAGGTATGATTCCAGCAACTATTAATTACGAAACCCCGGATCCGGATTGTGATCTTGATTATGTGCCGAATGAAGCAAGAAAACAGAATGTTGATGTTGTTGTCAGCAACTCATTCGGCTTTGGCGGACATAATGTATCGCTCGTGTTTAAAAAATATTAG
- a CDS encoding beta-ketoacyl-ACP synthase III, with the protein MSVGVLGTGHYVPPKVVTNTDLEKLVDTSDEWIRSRTGIEERRIADDDTDTSDMSFFAAQNALDEANVKAEDIDLILVATVTPDTPFPSVSCMLQDKLGARKAAAMDISAACSGFMYGMVTAKQFVDTGVYKNVLVVGVEKLSKITDWSDRNTCVLFGDGAGAAVIGEVTEGKGILSFDLGADGSGGKELYQDENDYLQMNGREVFKFAVRQMPESSVKVIEKIGYNEADVDYLIPHQANIRIMEAARERLGISEDKMAYSVKRYGNNSSASIPIALSETVKDGKIKDNDLIVLVGFGGGLTWGAIALKWGK; encoded by the coding sequence ATGAGCGTTGGCGTACTTGGTACTGGACATTACGTACCGCCAAAAGTAGTTACAAATACGGATTTAGAAAAGCTTGTAGATACAAGTGATGAATGGATTCGTAGTCGAACCGGGATAGAAGAAAGAAGAATTGCCGATGATGATACAGATACATCTGACATGTCTTTTTTTGCTGCACAAAATGCATTAGACGAAGCAAATGTTAAAGCAGAGGACATCGACCTTATCTTAGTTGCAACGGTAACGCCGGATACGCCTTTTCCATCCGTATCCTGTATGCTTCAGGATAAGCTGGGTGCGAGAAAAGCTGCAGCGATGGATATTAGTGCTGCCTGTTCAGGATTTATGTATGGAATGGTCACTGCCAAACAATTTGTCGACACAGGAGTATATAAAAATGTACTAGTAGTTGGTGTTGAAAAGTTATCCAAAATAACCGATTGGTCTGATCGCAATACCTGTGTGTTATTTGGTGATGGAGCCGGTGCTGCAGTGATTGGTGAGGTTACAGAAGGAAAAGGCATTCTATCATTTGACCTTGGAGCAGATGGTAGTGGAGGCAAAGAATTATATCAGGATGAAAATGATTACCTTCAAATGAATGGCAGGGAAGTCTTTAAATTTGCGGTAAGACAAATGCCTGAATCATCGGTAAAGGTAATTGAGAAAATAGGTTATAATGAAGCTGATGTAGATTATTTAATCCCACATCAAGCGAATATACGGATTATGGAAGCGGCAAGAGAAAGACTTGGAATTTCTGAAGATAAGATGGCTTATTCCGTGAAAAGGTATGGAAATAATTCATCTGCATCGATTCCTATTGCCTTATCAGAAACTGTAAAAGATGGTAAAATAAAAGATAATGATTTAATTGTGTTAGTCGGATTCGGTGGTGGACTAACATGGGGTGCGATAGCACTGAAATGGGGCAAATAG
- a CDS encoding undecaprenyl-diphosphate phosphatase, with amino-acid sequence MTELWTLIQYLLLGFVQGITEPLPISSSGHIIIVRELFGIEARGLSFEIFVNFASLLAVLLIYRHDIYRLSKHGILFITKKDKKAKSDFQFIFYLLIGTIPVGIVGLLFGDIIGDTLSSTSVVGFTLLITAMAIWMIRNLRGRKNDGDLSSKDAIIVGLAQTIAVTPGISRSGASIVASMLVGMKQETALRFSFLLYIPVSLGTTILEVPEIIRDPNFSALMIPYIIAFIAAFIATYFALKGFINIMAKGNLKYFSYYCVVVGLLVILFL; translated from the coding sequence ATGACAGAACTGTGGACATTAATACAATATCTACTGTTAGGTTTCGTTCAAGGTATTACAGAACCGCTCCCTATTTCTTCGAGTGGACATATCATCATCGTTCGTGAGCTGTTTGGAATTGAAGCAAGAGGGCTCTCTTTTGAAATATTTGTTAACTTTGCCTCCCTTCTTGCGGTTCTCCTTATCTATCGTCACGATATTTATCGGTTAAGCAAACATGGCATTCTTTTTATAACGAAAAAGGATAAAAAGGCCAAAAGCGATTTCCAATTTATTTTTTACCTTTTAATCGGTACAATTCCAGTAGGGATCGTTGGTTTATTGTTTGGGGATATTATCGGTGATACACTTAGCAGTACAAGCGTTGTTGGTTTCACCTTGCTGATCACAGCTATGGCAATTTGGATGATTCGAAATCTTAGGGGCAGAAAAAACGATGGTGATCTATCTTCCAAAGATGCTATTATTGTCGGACTAGCTCAAACCATTGCTGTGACTCCAGGTATTAGCCGTTCCGGAGCCTCCATTGTTGCATCAATGCTAGTCGGGATGAAGCAGGAAACAGCACTTCGCTTTTCATTCCTATTGTATATCCCGGTTAGTTTAGGAACAACAATTTTAGAAGTTCCTGAGATAATACGTGATCCAAACTTTAGTGCGTTGATGATTCCATATATAATCGCATTTATAGCTGCGTTTATAGCAACATATTTTGCTTTAAAAGGCTTTATCAATATAATGGCTAAAGGGAACCTGAAATATTTCTCCTACTATTGTGTCGTTGTAGGTTTACTTGTTATTTTATTTTTATAA
- a CDS encoding YitT family protein codes for MFIFEAKRIAIVIFGAALNAMSLNFFLIGANVYASGFTGAAQLTASIFNDYLGLGVTTGILLFVFNVPVFILGWFKVGKGFTVYSMVSVLFTTLFLEFIPVITFSDDIILNAVFGGVLAGAGVGLTLKLGASTGGMDIVAMLLSRMRDKPIGNYFLLLNAIIIVFAGIFYEPENALYTMLTLYVTTRIIDAIHTRHQKLTAMIITHKAVELQHEIHKTMVRGITILPARGAYTNTDQNMVYLVITRYELYDLERIIHEVDPKAFTNIVQTTGIFGVFRKD; via the coding sequence ATGTTTATATTTGAAGCAAAGCGTATTGCTATTGTTATATTTGGTGCTGCATTAAATGCGATGTCATTGAATTTCTTTCTAATCGGCGCCAATGTTTATGCCAGTGGATTTACAGGAGCTGCCCAATTAACGGCTAGTATATTTAATGACTACTTAGGGTTAGGGGTTACTACAGGTATATTGTTATTTGTGTTCAATGTCCCTGTATTTATTTTAGGCTGGTTTAAGGTAGGTAAGGGATTTACTGTTTATAGTATGGTTTCTGTTTTATTTACCACTTTATTTTTGGAATTTATACCGGTAATTACATTCTCTGATGACATTATTTTAAATGCCGTATTTGGTGGTGTACTCGCAGGTGCTGGTGTTGGACTAACCTTGAAATTAGGGGCGTCAACAGGCGGCATGGATATTGTGGCAATGTTATTATCCCGTATGAGAGACAAGCCAATAGGAAATTATTTTTTACTGTTAAATGCAATTATCATCGTTTTTGCAGGAATCTTCTATGAACCGGAAAACGCACTTTATACAATGTTGACGTTATACGTAACGACACGGATTATCGATGCTATTCATACAAGACATCAGAAACTTACTGCGATGATCATTACACACAAAGCAGTGGAATTACAACATGAAATTCATAAGACTATGGTTCGCGGCATCACTATCTTACCTGCGAGGGGAGCCTATACAAATACAGATCAGAATATGGTTTACCTTGTCATAACCCGTTATGAATTATATGATTTGGAAAGAATTATTCATGAAGTTGATCCGAAGGCATTTACAAATATCGTCCAGACCACTGGTATATTTGGCGTCTTCCGGAAAGACTAA
- a CDS encoding Cof-type HAD-IIB family hydrolase: protein MENKQHLIALDLDGTLLTDRKEISPYTKQMIRKAAQVGHIIVISTGRPHRASINYYQDLGLTTPMVNFNGALIHHPGNNKWNALHNPMPIRTAHKIIDTSMELGVNNILAEVMDDIYLDQYDEQILQIFQDTQNDPPFTIGNLKNKLQVDPTSLLIHPKEDHIHQLRRHLDDYHAELIEHRKWGAPWNIIEIVKKGMNKAIGLQKIAYYFNIQPDKIIAFGDEDNDLEMIDYAGVGVAMGNAIDELKAIANHVTSTNEEDGIGIFLEEYLKLEVPSV, encoded by the coding sequence ATGGAAAATAAACAACATTTAATTGCTTTAGATTTAGATGGAACGCTATTAACAGATCGAAAAGAAATTAGTCCATACACCAAACAAATGATACGAAAAGCTGCGCAAGTCGGGCATATTATCGTTATATCCACTGGCAGACCACATCGTGCTAGTATTAACTACTATCAGGATCTTGGACTGACCACACCGATGGTTAACTTTAATGGTGCACTTATCCATCATCCCGGAAATAATAAGTGGAACGCGCTCCATAACCCCATGCCTATACGAACAGCACATAAAATTATCGACACCAGTATGGAACTAGGTGTCAATAACATTTTAGCAGAGGTCATGGATGATATTTATCTTGACCAATATGACGAGCAAATCCTTCAGATCTTTCAGGATACCCAAAATGATCCCCCTTTTACGATTGGTAATTTGAAAAATAAACTGCAGGTAGATCCGACATCATTACTTATTCACCCGAAAGAAGATCATATTCATCAGCTGCGACGTCACTTGGATGATTATCATGCAGAGCTTATCGAACATCGCAAATGGGGTGCCCCTTGGAATATTATTGAAATTGTAAAAAAAGGCATGAATAAAGCGATCGGCCTTCAAAAGATTGCATACTATTTTAATATTCAGCCAGATAAGATAATCGCATTCGGAGATGAGGATAATGATCTGGAAATGATCGACTATGCTGGTGTTGGTGTAGCAATGGGCAACGCCATTGATGAATTAAAAGCCATTGCAAATCATGTTACAAGTACGAACGAAGAAGATGGAATCGGTATTTTTCTGGAAGAATATTTAAAACTGGAGGTTCCATCCGTTTAA
- a CDS encoding DUF3813 family protein, producing the protein MENNLFQQAKNAVTNFMNDQSGNNTTEQDKQAAQNAIQNAKSNASPEEQQQLQQLEQQLKQHNQLS; encoded by the coding sequence TTGGAAAACAATTTATTTCAACAAGCTAAAAATGCTGTTACTAATTTCATGAACGACCAATCAGGAAATAACACGACAGAGCAAGATAAACAAGCTGCCCAAAATGCTATACAAAATGCTAAAAGTAATGCATCTCCCGAAGAGCAACAACAATTACAACAGTTGGAGCAACAGCTCAAACAGCATAATCAGTTAAGCTAA
- a CDS encoding BMP family ABC transporter substrate-binding protein, whose amino-acid sequence MLKNVSSLFIVIFVLIILSGCSNYFDGGQIQNVGMLVDSSIDDQALAEKGYEGLQDIGEKYEVDVFYEENVMTEEETIEAVDAFVEDGVNLIFGHSNIYGAHFADIASSYPDVHFVYFNGGYVDENVTSLNFDSHAMSFFAGMVAGEMTETDQIGMISAYEWQPEIEGFYEGVNYQNPSAEVQIKFNSDWNETNSAPEIYEDMRDDEVDVFYPTGDAYSTGVIEEAEEDGLYAIGYGSDQSKIAESTVLTSTVQHIDKLYELVADEFNTESLEGTIMTFDFQDEFISLGQFSPDVPRYFQNEVKEAVDEYINNDLLPNQ is encoded by the coding sequence ATGCTGAAAAATGTTTCAAGCCTTTTTATAGTAATATTTGTACTGATCATTTTATCAGGCTGTAGCAACTATTTTGACGGTGGGCAAATTCAAAATGTTGGTATGCTTGTGGATAGCTCCATCGATGATCAGGCATTGGCGGAAAAAGGATATGAGGGATTACAGGACATTGGTGAAAAGTATGAAGTAGACGTATTTTATGAGGAAAATGTAATGACAGAAGAAGAAACCATTGAAGCTGTAGATGCGTTCGTGGAAGACGGAGTAAATCTTATATTTGGCCACAGCAATATTTATGGGGCGCACTTTGCAGACATAGCGTCATCATATCCGGATGTTCACTTTGTCTATTTTAATGGTGGGTATGTTGATGAAAATGTTACTAGTTTGAATTTCGACTCACATGCGATGAGTTTCTTTGCAGGGATGGTAGCAGGTGAAATGACAGAGACGGATCAAATTGGAATGATATCCGCTTACGAATGGCAACCGGAAATTGAAGGTTTTTATGAAGGGGTGAATTATCAAAACCCTTCTGCTGAGGTACAAATCAAATTCAATAGTGATTGGAATGAAACAAATTCCGCACCGGAAATTTATGAAGATATGCGTGATGATGAGGTAGATGTATTTTACCCAACAGGAGATGCATATAGCACAGGTGTAATCGAGGAGGCCGAGGAAGACGGCTTATATGCTATTGGATATGGGTCGGATCAGTCGAAAATAGCTGAATCGACCGTGCTAACCAGCACAGTTCAACATATTGATAAGTTGTACGAGTTAGTTGCTGATGAATTTAATACAGAATCCCTCGAGGGAACTATTATGACATTTGACTTTCAGGATGAATTTATTTCATTGGGCCAGTTTAGCCCGGATGTCCCTAGGTATTTTCAGAACGAGGTAAAAGAAGCGGTCGATGAATATATAAATAATGACTTGTTGCCCAACCAATAG
- a CDS encoding alpha/beta fold hydrolase: MIGVYEENIGRIPSLIVVDSKKENQALPVLTYFHGFTSSKEINLPLAYLLAEKGYRVVLPDSRYHGQRETDISSVKKQISFWDIVMQNVEELETIKDFFDQKGLILDQRFGVAGTSMGGITTSAALTQYPWIKAAAVLMGSPKITIYAKTLVNNFKKMGDLPITEEMIGDLYEQLAYYDLSTQAEKLEGRPLLFWHGENDDVVPFDHAYTFYQEAKELYENLENIKFLKEPKRDHKVSRYAILETVKWFENHL; the protein is encoded by the coding sequence ATGATAGGAGTTTACGAAGAGAATATAGGTAGGATCCCAAGTTTAATTGTCGTTGATTCGAAGAAAGAAAATCAAGCTTTACCTGTTCTTACATATTTCCACGGATTTACGAGTTCGAAAGAGATTAATTTGCCGCTTGCTTATTTATTGGCTGAAAAAGGATATCGGGTTGTGCTTCCTGATAGCCGATACCACGGTCAACGGGAGACGGATATCTCATCAGTTAAGAAGCAAATTTCATTCTGGGACATTGTGATGCAAAATGTAGAGGAACTAGAGACAATTAAAGATTTTTTCGACCAAAAAGGATTGATTTTAGATCAGCGATTCGGAGTAGCCGGAACAAGTATGGGAGGTATTACAACTTCTGCCGCCTTAACACAATATCCATGGATTAAAGCAGCTGCGGTACTAATGGGTTCTCCGAAAATAACCATTTACGCCAAAACATTGGTTAACAACTTTAAGAAAATGGGAGATCTCCCTATAACAGAGGAAATGATAGGAGATTTATACGAACAACTGGCTTATTATGATCTTTCCACACAAGCGGAAAAACTAGAAGGACGCCCCCTTTTATTCTGGCATGGTGAGAATGATGATGTTGTACCATTTGATCATGCGTATACATTCTATCAAGAGGCAAAAGAGCTTTATGAAAACCTGGAAAATATCAAGTTCTTGAAAGAACCCAAACGCGATCATAAGGTGAGCCGATATGCTATTCTAGAAACAGTGAAATGGTTTGAAAATCATTTATAA
- a CDS encoding TIGR04053 family radical SAM/SPASM domain-containing protein: MYSRDYNKNPFIVIWELTQACQLKCLHCRAEAQHHRHPLELTFEEGKKLVDDIYEMDNPMLVFTGGDPLERPDVFDIAEYAVQKGVRVSMTPSATPNVTKKAMKKAKDVGLARWAFSIDGHCKEIHDHFRGTEGSFDLTMNAISYLNELEMPLQVNTVISTYNYKYLEEMAEMVENLNCVLWSVFFLVPTGRGKESDMISPAEHERVLRWLYMLSKRAPFDIKTTAAQHYRRVVIQGKMRESKGKSDKERIFYQDALTNGKTDQIDGLGRAPKGVNDGNGFVFISHTGDVLPSGLLPIKAGNIRETPLATIYRTSEVFQNLRNPDNYKGKCGICEFRHVCGGSRSRAYNVTGDYMESEPYCVYIPKAMRQKKKVREVK; this comes from the coding sequence ATGTATTCTCGTGATTATAATAAAAATCCGTTTATTGTGATTTGGGAGTTAACTCAAGCATGTCAATTAAAATGTCTACATTGTCGTGCAGAAGCTCAACATCACAGGCATCCGTTGGAATTAACATTTGAAGAAGGTAAAAAGCTGGTTGATGATATATATGAGATGGATAATCCAATGCTTGTATTTACAGGTGGGGATCCACTGGAGCGACCGGATGTTTTTGATATTGCTGAATATGCTGTTCAAAAGGGTGTTCGTGTATCAATGACACCATCAGCTACACCAAATGTAACAAAAAAGGCGATGAAAAAAGCAAAAGATGTAGGATTAGCAAGATGGGCATTCAGTATTGATGGTCATTGTAAGGAAATACATGACCATTTTCGTGGTACAGAAGGATCGTTTGATTTAACGATGAATGCGATAAGTTACTTAAATGAACTGGAAATGCCACTTCAGGTCAACACCGTTATCTCTACCTATAACTATAAATACTTAGAGGAAATGGCTGAAATGGTGGAAAATCTTAATTGTGTGTTATGGAGTGTATTTTTCCTTGTTCCTACAGGGCGAGGAAAGGAATCTGATATGATTTCACCAGCAGAGCATGAACGAGTGCTACGCTGGCTGTATATGTTATCCAAACGTGCTCCGTTTGATATAAAAACAACTGCTGCACAACATTATCGTCGTGTCGTTATACAAGGAAAAATGCGAGAAAGTAAAGGAAAAAGTGATAAGGAACGTATTTTCTATCAAGATGCATTAACAAACGGTAAAACCGATCAAATTGATGGACTAGGCCGTGCTCCTAAAGGGGTGAATGACGGAAATGGGTTTGTGTTTATTTCCCATACTGGTGATGTTCTGCCCAGTGGTCTGCTGCCAATCAAGGCAGGAAATATCCGCGAAACACCACTTGCAACGATTTACCGCACGTCAGAGGTATTCCAAAATTTACGCAATCCGGATAATTATAAAGGAAAATGCGGGATATGTGAATTCCGTCATGTATGCGGTGGCTCTCGGTCCAGAGCATACAATGTTACAGGAGATTATATGGAAAGTGAACCTTACTGTGTTTATATTCCAAAAGCAATGCGACAGAAGAAAAAGGTTAGGGAAGTAAAATAG
- a CDS encoding NifU N-terminal domain-containing protein, whose translation MAVHVEATPNPNALKFTSDKLIFEGTNSISVMPGDTSEHEIMNELMQLEGVDNVFGYQNFITINKLFGTQWDDLTPKVTEVIEKYGY comes from the coding sequence ATGGCTGTACATGTTGAAGCTACGCCAAACCCAAACGCATTAAAATTTACATCAGATAAGCTTATATTCGAAGGCACTAACAGTATTTCTGTTATGCCCGGAGATACAAGCGAACACGAAATTATGAATGAATTAATGCAACTTGAAGGTGTTGATAATGTTTTTGGATATCAAAATTTTATCACGATAAATAAACTATTTGGTACACAGTGGGATGATTTAACACCAAAAGTCACCGAAGTTATTGAAAAATACGGTTATTAA